From Pseudobdellovibrio exovorus JSS, a single genomic window includes:
- the secG gene encoding preprotein translocase subunit SecG, protein MVTFLAIIHIVACLGLIGLVLIQDSKGGGVFTSQTTSNSVLGATGATSFAQTMTKVIAAVFAVTCIGLSIMSARSEKSVVDGVIPSTSTAAPVDASAPLEVEAPPATAPTE, encoded by the coding sequence ATGGTTACATTTTTGGCTATTATCCACATCGTTGCGTGCTTAGGTCTGATCGGTTTAGTTTTAATCCAAGACTCTAAAGGCGGAGGCGTATTCACCTCTCAAACAACATCTAACTCTGTGTTGGGTGCTACAGGTGCTACTTCTTTTGCGCAAACAATGACAAAAGTAATCGCTGCTGTTTTCGCTGTAACTTGTATCGGACTTTCAATCATGTCAGCACGCTCTGAAAAATCAGTTGTTGATGGCGTTATTCCTTCTACTTCAACAGCCGCTCCTGTTGATGCGTCAGCACCTCTTGAAGTAGAAGCTCCTCCAGCAACAGCTCCAACTGAGTAA
- the tmk gene encoding dTMP kinase, whose product MFFLAFEGLDGSGKSSLMARLEEHLSTQQISFIKTREPGGTLIGDQLREIILSKGKEVPSARTELLLYEASRAQHVDLIIKPALDQKKWVLCDRFTASSIAFQAGGRQILDEQVMWLNHFATDGLKPDLNILLDLTVEESHKRRQGRIQAGGDAEDRMESEADEFHERVRSSFLKQAVLCPTEWLVLDAAHSPEQLFKTLITELQSRKWLE is encoded by the coding sequence ATGTTTTTTCTGGCATTCGAAGGGCTTGATGGCTCAGGCAAATCGTCATTAATGGCGAGGCTTGAAGAGCACTTAAGCACACAGCAAATCAGCTTCATTAAAACGCGCGAACCGGGTGGCACTCTGATCGGCGACCAGTTGCGGGAAATTATTCTTTCCAAAGGGAAAGAAGTTCCTTCTGCGCGAACTGAATTACTGTTGTACGAAGCCAGTCGTGCACAGCATGTGGATTTGATTATCAAGCCAGCCTTGGATCAGAAGAAGTGGGTTCTTTGTGATCGCTTCACAGCTAGTTCGATTGCCTTTCAGGCAGGAGGTCGTCAGATCTTAGACGAGCAGGTGATGTGGTTAAATCATTTTGCTACCGATGGGCTAAAACCAGATTTAAATATTCTATTGGACCTGACAGTTGAAGAGTCACATAAGCGACGACAAGGTCGTATTCAAGCTGGTGGCGATGCGGAAGATCGTATGGAGTCTGAAGCTGATGAGTTCCATGAGCGTGTACGTTCTAGCTTTTTGAAACAGGCGGTATTGTGCCCTACAGAGTGGCTAGTCTTAGATGCCGCTCATTCTCCGGAGCAACTATTTAAAACCTTAATCACTGAGTTACAGAGTCGAAAATGGCTAGAGTAA
- a CDS encoding phosphatase domain-containing protein, whose translation MTHWKQRSTTNLDVVYFEYQTKAQIDSIDVIYVWDLDKTYLDTSIDSLSGLLSTVFEKAFAKKNVPGTPDIIRSLSRYRKKHFNEEFFPLFFVSASPPQMESKVYEKFGLDEIQPIGMFYKDNLRNLVPKKLLFLKKQIGYKVQSLLQLRTRLSKNVKMICFGDDSESDATIYNLFSDICARRHTETQLTNLLEDLGVSYSQIDEILRLQTLIPIQDPVEKIYINLATDTDPEYYLKYGRRTLPTYNSFQVALDLVQDQRLSLEELGFIAGGLIEKYKFTPEQLVSTFEELIRRRVLGLSSFEMIKNYFIEKGFISLSWMPKSEPLKEKSVDNGSVYELHGIFEPWIPRHIDYLKDYR comes from the coding sequence ATGACTCATTGGAAACAGCGTTCAACGACAAATTTAGACGTCGTTTACTTTGAATATCAAACTAAAGCTCAAATTGATAGTATCGATGTGATCTATGTATGGGATCTGGATAAGACCTATCTTGATACATCCATAGATTCGTTATCAGGTTTATTAAGCACAGTATTTGAAAAAGCATTCGCTAAAAAAAATGTCCCAGGCACTCCTGACATTATTCGAAGTTTGTCCCGTTATCGTAAGAAACATTTCAACGAAGAGTTTTTCCCTTTGTTTTTTGTGTCGGCGTCGCCTCCACAAATGGAATCAAAAGTTTATGAAAAGTTCGGACTCGATGAAATTCAACCGATCGGGATGTTTTACAAAGACAATTTACGCAATCTCGTTCCCAAAAAACTTTTGTTCTTAAAAAAACAAATCGGTTACAAGGTTCAGTCTCTTTTACAGCTCAGAACACGTCTTTCTAAAAATGTGAAGATGATTTGTTTTGGTGATGATTCCGAGTCGGATGCGACCATCTATAATTTGTTTTCAGATATCTGTGCTCGTCGTCATACAGAAACACAGCTGACGAATTTACTAGAAGACTTAGGTGTGAGCTACTCTCAAATTGATGAGATCTTGCGACTTCAGACCCTGATTCCCATTCAGGACCCAGTAGAAAAAATTTATATCAACTTAGCCACGGATACTGATCCTGAGTATTATTTGAAGTATGGCCGCCGGACTTTGCCGACATACAACTCATTTCAGGTGGCACTTGATTTAGTGCAAGATCAACGATTGTCTTTGGAAGAGCTAGGCTTTATTGCGGGAGGACTTATTGAAAAGTATAAGTTCACTCCAGAACAATTAGTTTCAACATTTGAAGAGTTGATTCGTCGTCGTGTTTTGGGGCTATCCAGCTTTGAAATGATCAAAAATTATTTCATTGAAAAGGGATTTATCTCGCTATCGTGGATGCCGAAAAGCGAGCCTTTAAAAGAAAAAAGTGTCGATAATGGTTCTGTCTATGAGTTACACGGAATTTTCGAACCATGGATTCCACGTCATATAGATTATCTTAAAGACTATCGTTAA
- a CDS encoding AgmX/PglI C-terminal domain-containing protein, whose amino-acid sequence MKQNNWLVIGLIVCGIALILVSVVLPQNKFNFSFNKVSLAQVIEKTGSATLFPADSAAEYELKNKTTLGPKDSFRTADDAEVLLQFQNGGQLRVTPNSEVLLDQINESQAVALVKAGDVLIEKLGQGSNFWIRKDGQLFSAADYALVDKNTHPIAGKKNSTTDTEEQISQIEIESILSAKKTDFFKCFGQLIQRNPQATGQVLLSFTIEKSGNTNKIEISKTDINDASFKSCLVEVVARTQFRSFSGPPIATVFPLRFE is encoded by the coding sequence ATGAAACAGAACAACTGGCTTGTTATAGGACTGATCGTTTGTGGTATAGCCCTCATACTTGTGTCAGTTGTTCTGCCTCAAAATAAATTTAATTTTAGTTTCAACAAAGTATCTTTAGCTCAAGTCATCGAAAAAACAGGCTCTGCTACTCTTTTTCCTGCAGACTCTGCCGCTGAGTATGAGCTTAAAAATAAAACCACATTAGGTCCCAAAGACAGCTTCCGTACTGCTGATGACGCCGAAGTCCTTTTGCAATTTCAGAATGGTGGACAATTAAGAGTCACACCTAATTCAGAAGTTTTACTTGATCAAATCAACGAATCCCAAGCCGTAGCTCTTGTTAAAGCAGGTGATGTTTTAATTGAAAAACTGGGACAGGGTTCAAACTTCTGGATTCGAAAAGACGGCCAGCTTTTCAGTGCTGCCGACTATGCCCTTGTTGATAAAAATACGCATCCTATCGCTGGCAAAAAGAATTCCACAACAGATACTGAAGAGCAGATTTCACAGATTGAAATTGAATCTATTTTAAGTGCTAAGAAAACTGACTTCTTTAAATGTTTCGGGCAATTAATACAGCGAAACCCACAAGCTACAGGTCAAGTTCTGCTTTCATTTACCATCGAAAAAAGTGGAAATACGAATAAAATCGAAATTTCAAAAACGGATATCAACGATGCCAGTTTTAAATCTTGTCTAGTGGAAGTCGTCGCCCGCACGCAGTTTAGATCCTTCAGCGGTCCACCTATCGCCACTGTCTTCCCTCTGAGATTCGAATAA
- a CDS encoding ATP-binding protein codes for MARVIDSVVGHQDEINKLFQLKQKGRWPHAIMLVGPSGIGKKKIALGMAQALVCESSSEGCGQCGSCLRIEKLQSESLIVIEPDAELARPVIKVEKIRTLLDSLALANLASARVVIIDQAQLMNPQASNALLKTLEEPTDNVFFILLAPDVHQFLPTIRSRSQVMRFHALSYEQLKQIKPQQPDWAYRACRGRVDLLTSLASREGAEKRDESLTFLEQFLTDEEFLLDKGWRDIVKDRAWAIFCVNCWMQLIRDAIVLKTQAQKFILNTDQSERLKQFFSLSDAKLNWLGEQLVRVEKDINSNADTALAFEDLWVRYARVD; via the coding sequence ATGGCTAGAGTAATTGATTCTGTCGTTGGCCATCAAGACGAGATCAATAAGCTGTTTCAGCTGAAACAAAAAGGTCGTTGGCCCCATGCCATTATGTTGGTGGGCCCTTCGGGAATTGGCAAAAAAAAGATAGCGCTGGGAATGGCGCAAGCCTTAGTTTGTGAAAGCTCAAGTGAAGGCTGCGGCCAATGTGGCTCTTGTTTGCGTATTGAAAAACTGCAATCAGAAAGTTTAATCGTCATTGAGCCTGACGCTGAGCTGGCTCGTCCTGTGATTAAAGTCGAAAAAATTCGTACGCTATTGGATTCATTGGCTTTGGCCAACTTAGCTTCAGCGCGAGTCGTGATTATCGATCAAGCTCAATTAATGAATCCACAGGCGTCCAATGCTTTACTGAAAACTCTTGAAGAGCCGACAGACAATGTATTTTTTATTTTGTTGGCTCCAGACGTGCACCAATTTTTACCGACGATCAGATCGCGTTCGCAGGTGATGCGTTTTCACGCCTTAAGTTACGAACAATTAAAACAAATCAAGCCACAGCAGCCGGATTGGGCTTATAGAGCTTGCCGTGGGCGTGTTGATTTGCTGACTTCGCTAGCCTCGCGTGAGGGCGCTGAAAAGCGCGACGAATCGCTTACATTCTTAGAGCAGTTTTTAACGGATGAAGAGTTTCTATTGGATAAGGGCTGGCGTGATATTGTTAAAGACAGAGCTTGGGCTATATTCTGTGTGAATTGCTGGATGCAGCTTATCCGTGATGCCATCGTGTTAAAAACTCAAGCTCAGAAGTTTATTTTGAATACGGATCAATCCGAAAGATTGAAACAATTTTTTTCGTTATCAGATGCAAAGTTAAATTGGCTGGGCGAGCAGTTGGTACGTGTCGAAAAAGATATCAACTCTAATGCAGATACGGCATTAGCATTTGAAGATTTGTGGGTTAGATATGCAAGAGTGGATTGA